The DNA segment ctatatatatattaataattaatattaataattaataaacgaattgaaatgaatagtgattttaatattataattgaaatgaatagtgattttaatattataataaatatatagtttttttaacacttttattattttcatattataataatagttattttatttactttttaactttaatcctttttttaattcatattagtatattacattgTTAGTATTTAGAAAAGTTGAGTGTATTAAAAGAAATATTTGCATACTTATCATGCAGGCTGTAACAAAGACTATCAGTGACGATGATAAATATTTTTCAAGAGTGATGTTACGGTAAATAACGTCACCTTGCATTTAGTAGTTCTCATATAGCTTTCAAATACTTATACGATTAAACCACTCTCAGGATGCCTGCAATCGGGGCCAACATTAAATCTTCCAAAGTCGATATACCAAAGTCCAAATATGCTGACGGTGATTCAAGTTTATCATCTGATTCTTCATCGGAAATGTCCCTTGACGGCTGGGACGGTATTGCCCTAGAATATTCCGTCGATTGGCCGTTACAGTTGTTCTTCACACAAGAAGTCCTCTCTAGGTAACCAATTGGCTCTGTAAATTACTCAAAATGTAATCTTTTGGTGATAAAGAATTTCAACGTTCTAGTAATGCATATGGACAGGTACTGTCGGATATTTCAGTATTTACTTCGGCTAAAGCGAACGCAAATGGAACTAGAGAAATCATGGGAATCTGTAATGCAACAAGACCACTCAAATTTTTCCAAACGTCACATTGAACGTGTAAACGGTTCAACATCTCAGCAGAGACGCCAATGCTTTAGACCTATGTGGCGGGTTAGAGAGCATATGGCCTTCTTGATTAGAAATCTTCAGTTCTATATCCAGGTAGGATTCATATAAACTCTCATAAGGGTCTctttgtattatatataaaaacaatATATAACAATATCCCTTGTTTATACCATAGTTATCAAATGCGCTAGGCGCACTctaggcgcataggcctcgcctgtcGCCTAGGCGAGAAGCGAAAAAAAAGCGCGGGCCTGAGGAAAATAAAGCGCAAgcaaataaaaacataaaaaaataatattatgtATTGAAAAAACACTTTCTTAAAATTCCTAAAGTATTCAAATACCATAATCCTTATAATAAAACCAAAATCATTATGAATCACCAAAATATTCCAAAACCAAATTGTTCAAACTTgaaaacaattaaacaaataaagTTCAAAAAGTAAATTAAATCATAAATAATTTATATGAAGCAATGAGAATGGTTGAATATACTGCATAATCCTCATAAGGTCAAAATATACTTTGTAGTATTGCATGTTTTtcccgcaaaaaaaaaaaaaaaatagcagAAGATTATGAACGTTGTTTTATCATATTAGGTTCTTATTTGAATAACAAGATATGATATCTCTAACTTTTTTAAAtttcaaatatatttttttttaaagatgtataaGATTTGATTTGATTGAGATATGATTTCCAGAAAATAGATAAATACCTATAAATATCATCTGGTATATGTGTATAAGAGATaggatttcaaaaaaaaaaatcacggGGCTTTTTTTACCTAGGAGGGAAAAGCGCATACAGGTCGACTCGCCCAGAAATATCGCCTAGGCGGGAAAAGCGATCGCTTTTGATAACTCTGGTTTATACATTGTTTAATATATTTCTTTTGATATTTCATATACACATCATACAGACTAATCAAAGTAGAACTCATTAAAAAGATTAATgtaagggtgtaaggagtggttaaacactttggagtggtaaaccaaaaaaccgaccaattagagcgcgccatgtcaatcagtcaaaaatgtttaaactttgctgaaaagtgttggcaatggtttaaacatttggtgaattggtaaactttttaaataaaaaaaaggaaaaaaaatgtgattggttgagattggaatggaccccaccccatacccccctctctctttcctttctccttTCCCGCATCGGTAAAGCTTCACCGATTTTATACCCATTTCGTCAAACACTTCATGTGGCAAAAGGTTGGCAATGGTTTGCCAAAGTTTACCGATCGGTAAAATGGCTTTACCGAAAGCCACTCCGTATCCCCTAAGTAAAAATGCATATTTTTACTGTCACGTGTGTTTTCTAGGTGGATGTGATAGAATCTCAATGGAATGTATTACAAACTCATATAGAAGAGTCACGTGATTTTGCTGAGTTAGTGGAATTCCATCAAGAGTGAGTGATTATTATCttttttttctttcatcttgtAAATTGTGACGGGATACGTTCGGTaaaattggtatttttttttttgaaattttggtGCAGATATTTGTCGGCTTTGATATCACAATCGTTTCTGGATATCGGTTCAGTATCAAGGATATTGGATGGAATCATGAAGCTTTGCTTGCAGTTCTGCTGGAAGATTGAGAACCAGGAaactaatgctagcaccaatgAACTTGAACGAATAACTGAGGTAATTTTACGTTATGCATTGGTTGTGGTGATCAGTTGAGCTGTTCATATTTAGTACCGTTTTTAGCATTTGCATCGAGGTAAGTTGGTGGTTTTCTTTGTTATCATTTTGCAGGAATTTAAcaagaagtccaattccttgtaCACTATATTGCGTAGCAGCCGGCTTGCTGGTAGTCAGCGGGCCCCGTTTCTTAGGCGTTTTCTTTTGCGTTTAAACTTCAATTCCTACTTTGAggtaacaactatttatataattatgTATTTTAGTTACAATCCAGATTTTAGGTTTTTGACTTTTGCATCCAATGTCAATAGCAAACTGCACAAGGAGTTATGAATGTCATCAGGCCAACCCCAACTATCCCGCCACTGCAACGATAACTCGATCAGATTTTTGTAACATTTAATGCCGGAAAACTAGCCTCAGGCTGATTTTTCAGATATGTTGTTTTTTGTGCTCTGAGTGATTGTATTAAATTTGTTTGTAACCTGATATGTTTTTAATCGTACAAAATAGTGTGAATGTTTATGCATATTACGTAACAGAGATGATAAATGTCATCTATGGCGGTTGCAAAAATACAATAACCAAAAATACAATTTTTTGAATCGGTTAGAGCTCCTCAAATCCATCTTCATCGCCTTCTTCCTCCACTCGCTGAAATTCTCTCCTCCAAATCTCCATCTGTTAAGATTAAATAGTAATGTAAAACTTACATGCTTTTAGTGTTTGCATATTAAATTGAATTTAACTGTTATCCCACCTCATAATCAGAAAACCGTAGGTGTTCTGCAACAAAAAGCACGTAATCCGAGTCTCCAACTGCATGTTTTTGACCAAGGTTTTTTGCAACCTCATCATACCCTATCATTCGCACCCGAAAACCATAGCTCATGAAAATCTCATACATCCATTTCTCCACACTAGACTGCAATGAAGCCATTAAAAGTTAAAATGGTAAAGGTGGCAATTTTTACCAATTTACTCATGGGTCGATTTGGGCTATGCTTTATATCAGTTACATCaaagagtaaattactattttgaCCCCTTAGGTTTGGTCCGTTTAACTATTTCGGCTCAAACATTTGTAACAGTTTTAGCCCCTAACGCTAActatgttattttattttgttaagtGTTAGGATATTTTAGTACATTTATGTCTCAGGGGTCGTTTATGTAggttataatatttattttaatatttaagagaCTATTTATGTAATTACTAAAATTAACAAAAACCAAACCACAATTTCATTCTCTCTACATAATGAGTTTTTTATTTGTACCAAACTTTTTTTTTGGATATAATGGTTCCATTGCCATTATCTGTTCATACTtgccaagttacatcaaaacagaggGTAGatgggcaacaagctgcgccaccacccctttctgaatttagttatttttatttttaaattttatttttttattatttagttatttttacaattattatttaataaaactcattttaaataTACAAGTAAATATATCTTTCCtaaatttttcttttataaaCGTCTTTTTTTGATCGTTCGTTTTTCAAACTTCTTTTTAAACCATTCATCTTTTTTTACTATATCACTTGTTTAAATCGTTCATCTGTTTAAAACCGTCCGTTTGTTTAAAAGTCGTTAATTTTTAAACCTTTTGTTTATTAAAATCGTTCGTTTTTTAAATCaatcatttttttacttgtttttaaACCTTCTGTTTTTTATAAACGTCTTTcttaaaaagtttaaaaacgaaACCATTTAAAAAGCGAACATTTTAAGAAAGatgtttataaaaaaagtttataaaaaaagcTTCTAGAACATTTTAAGAAAGACGTTTATAAAAGAACGACAGGTttaaaaacaagtaaaaaatgatCGATTTAAGAAAAAACCAACGATTTTAGTAAACAAAAGGTTTAAAAAGTTAACATGCTTTAAACAAATGGACAATTTTAAAACAAATGATAATAAAAAAAGATGAATGGTTTAAAAAGAAGTTTGAAAAACGAACGATCATAAAAAGACGTTTATAAAAAAAGCTTTTACAAAAGACATATTTACTTATGtatttaaaatgagttttatgaaaTAATAATCGTAGAAATAACTAAATAATagaaacaaaataataataaaaagtttaaaaaataaatagattttttttaatataataataatcgtaaaaataactaaataataaaacaaaattaacaataaaaatgaaaataaaaacatttttaatatatacaaataaaaaaaaaaacttattttatagAGAATAAAGAATGAGATTGTTGTTTggtttttgttaatttgagcaATTACATAAATAGtctcttaaatattaaaagaaacattataacttaCATATACAACCCTTGAGACATAAAAGTACTAAAATACCCCTATACTTAACAAAATAAAGTAACAGAGTTAGTGTTATGGGCCAAGACTGTTACAAAATGCAACGTGAAGGtttgatatgtcaaaagattcCTTTTTGGGCCGAATGAGTTAAACTGACTAAACCTCAAGGGCCAAAATAGTAATTGACTCTACGTCAGATAAAAAGTTTAACCAAAGGGGGTTAGAACGATTTGAAAGTTGCTTAAAGTCCATTTTCAAGGCATGCACAATCTTCTAATCACTTTGTTTACAGATTTCGGATTTTTATTGCAATCACATTGTTCTTGTACTCAACTTAGCATTAAAAAGTGTTTGTGGGTCAACCGGGCTGACCCAAATTAAAGAGTTACATGCTTCAATCAGTGGGTCAACAGGGCTGACCCAAGTTAAAGAGTTACATGCTTCAATCAGAACATGTGTTGACCGACCCATTACCCAACCTGCCAATCTTGTCACCTCTAAAAAATGTATAATAGAAATAGAGTATGTACTAACCTTGACCCCCACTTGGGTTTCAGTCAACCACATTGGAAGTTCACCCAAGAACAAACATCCCTTCATGGCTAAACTACTAACCATAAACAAAATCTCTTTAAAAGCAGCCAAATTTGTGATCGGGAACCCCTATAGACCAAACAAATAAGGAGTTTATCAGGGCAActaatctttttcaattttataagCTCGTTTACATGAAAATACACTCGTTATTCCATGTCTCATCTCCTTGATGTGATAAAAAAATCAAGAACGAAGAATGAATGAAAATATTACAAAAAATGTAGAAAAGATACGCTTGTTCACCTGGAACACCCATATACTTGGCCTGCTACCGTTAAATCCTTTATCACATAAAAGCTGTTGCATATCAGAGGACTCCAAAGGAACATGAAGATGCAAGCAGCTTCTTAGAATCTTAGCACCAACATCTAATAATTTCTTAAAAAACCTTCATAAGGTCATTTCAGTTAATAACATTCCGACTCAGGACATCTTTAACAATAATCTTTTATCAATAAGTCAAAAGTGTAAGCTCTAAGTATTCAATCTATACGGTGTTCAAACTAATTATTATGATTGATGTTGCAGCAATCAGCCTTTTTAGGTTTGGGTAAATGACCATGACTATAAGTTTTTAATCATTTTAGGgctaaataaaataatcaaattcAAAATGTAGTGAAATTTTCAATGAAAGTTATGAACCTTGGAGCTTTTGAGAAGCTGTATTAAAAACTGCTTGTGGTGATACATCAAAGATTACAGTTGAAGAAGGCCATTTGAGACGATAAGCCCTTGTATCCATTCCATCTGTAAATAAAACAACCTGCAGATACAATACAGGCCAGAAAGCTTCATAAATAATTCAGTAATTTAAGTATCAATTTTTAAGGGATTAAAAACACCTGTTTGGCTCCATCAACGCCCTTCGTTGCACTTAGCAACTGATCATCGATAAATCTAGTACCAACGCAGTAATGGTGCAGCTTCTGATTCCAGTTTTCATCTAACTCAAGGTCAGGAGGTGCAAAGCAGCCAGCATAGGGATCGACAAATAGAGGCTCTACATTACAAATCCAAAACTTAAACGAATTGAAACAAGGAGTTCGATAAAATAATTGTTCacaaggtgttcgatgaaatgccagAAAAAGAGGTGCGTGCGTGTTCacaaggtgttcgatgaaatgcctgaaAGAGTTGTGTGTTACCTGATCGAAGGGATTCTTGGAAACGAAAGGAGGCGCGAGTGACAGCGGATTGGAAGTAAGGGTGGTGATGGTCATTGTCTTGGTGGAAGTGGGTTTTAGCTGTAATTTTGAAGCGGCAATTTCTGCTCTTTCTATGATTTGAAACAGGAAAGGGTGATTGAACGATGAGATGAATTGCTGGTGCTTGTACCATAAACGGTTTAATTTCCATGAGAGCTTGTTTCATCTATCTTCTGTTATCTGTTTGTTATTCTGATTAAACCCTTGTTATTATACATTagatttagagtaaactgctaaaatgatTAGAtttataatctacataagtttataattaacaaattcaaaaaattaatgcaagtctagaaaaattatatacctaaataagtttataatctacataagtttataattaacaaattcaaaaaattaatgcaagtctagaaaaattatatacctaaataagtttataattaacaaattcaaaaaacttgattttggactgatctagcaacttgaatcaaacctcagggacgaatttagcagttttacccattcattaacggaggttctaacggtgttaatttattggactgaaatagcaacagaaactaggctcagggactgttttagcaaaaaaagttgattttggactgatctagcaatttgagtcaaaccacagggacgattttagcagtttactcttagATTTAATTATTCTAGGGTTATTATATCAAGATTCAATCATTCTAGCATTTTTAAACCCGCAAGGAAGCTTATTTGGCTAAACTAGCTTGATTGCGGTGTGTGTAtgtaatgtatatatgtgtgtatgttcgGGAGGCAAAaatgaaattgcactaattttaacattattttattaatttcgtAAAAATAACTTTAAATGTtgcggatggttaatcatgcatcatttggtgacgttgatagccgaaagacatgGGATACATGCACTAATCAGCCTTCGTATCGATTGCTATGTATCATATGTCTTATGTCctaggcttgatacaaaactactatcgagccaggTGCAGTCTTGCTATTCCTATGACGTAGAGACATACAAAATTATACAAATTAAGAGaaactagggttaagacccgaCCGCGTTGCGGcacgggtacatcgtaaacattgaatggattagtccaaacgttatatgatgcattaaccatatgaaaacacacatttcgacgtatccagttgaactcaatgtaacctgtaTAAACATTGTGATTTggtcaaacgtaaagtaaatggaattcatatcgaacaatcataacgtattatatgtgacccaacttaTACAAAGAAAATGTAACaggtatgaaggaaaatatgcacatgtaatcgaaagggattaattagagttttcgaaaaaaggggagaaaaagaaaccataatttgactccactcggttcgaaacaaactttacgaaacatacataaaataaacacgaaaacatattatatttgacctgaatcatttcccaaaaaagtttacgtcgaaatgtCGAACAACTTGACTTTATACGAAAACGTACATagaaatatgcacgtaaaaatggtttctttaaacgaaaacgtattatatctGACTTGACTCGTcaataaaaaaagtttacgtcggaatgtagaaGAAATCATATTTACACATAatcgtacataaaatatgcaggtaaaaaatagtttttaagtaaaggaagtataggggtaaac comes from the Helianthus annuus cultivar XRQ/B chromosome 4, HanXRQr2.0-SUNRISE, whole genome shotgun sequence genome and includes:
- the LOC110937023 gene encoding putative S-adenosyl-L-methionine-dependent methyltransferase MMAR_0539 isoform X1, with the protein product MKQALMEIKPFMVQAPAIHLIVQSPFPVSNHRKSRNCRFKITAKTHFHQDNDHHHPYFQSAVTRASFRFQESLRSEPLFVDPYAGCFAPPDLELDENWNQKLHHYCVGTRFIDDQLLSATKGVDGAKQVVLFTDGMDTRAYRLKWPSSTVIFDVSPQAVFNTASQKLQDVGAKILRSCLHLHVPLESSDMQQLLCDKGFNGSRPSIWVFQGFPITNLAAFKEILFMVSSLAMKGCLFLGELPMWLTETQVGVKSSVEKWMYEIFMSYGFRVRMIGYDEVAKNLGQKHAVGDSDYVLFVAEHLRFSDYEMEIWRREFQRVEEEGDEDGFEEL
- the LOC110937023 gene encoding putative S-adenosyl-L-methionine-dependent methyltransferase MMAR_1059 isoform X2; protein product: MKQALMEIKPFMVQAPAIHLIVQSPFPVSNHRKSRNCRFKITAKTHFHQDNDHHHPYFQSAVTRASFRFQESLRSEPLFVDPYAGCFAPPDLELDENWNQKLHHYCVGTRFIDDQLLSATKGVDGAKQVVLFTDGMDTRAYRLKWPSSTVIFDVSPQAVFNTASQKLQGFNGSRPSIWVFQGFPITNLAAFKEILFMVSSLAMKGCLFLGELPMWLTETQVGVKSSVEKWMYEIFMSYGFRVRMIGYDEVAKNLGQKHAVGDSDYVLFVAEHLRFSDYEMEIWRREFQRVEEEGDEDGFEEL